The genomic DNA TGGGAAGATGTTTTTAAAACTACCTTTACATCACTACCCAGGAGATTTTGTGTTGCGTGTCAACATTTAAGCATTAAATGTTGAGAAATGATAAAGTTTGACAGCTAACAAAAGCACTGTACTGGAAACACTGTAAAACAAATCTACAAAAGAAATTCCAGATGGGTGTTTCCACtacctttttttattaaaagttaaATCTCCAGTCTGGGGAGATTAAGCCACTGGAGAATCACAAATGTTTAGGGGAAAAGGATCCAAATCAATGAACCAtaacagtttgtttttattgtaaactTTCTAGCCTAAACCCAGTAATGCAACTCAACCACTGAAGGTGGTTAGATGTATGTCATGCTAGTAGTTGGGCTGATGGGTTCCACACCCCCAGCATTTTATCATGGTCAACCTTGTAGTCTTCAGCCCCCCATCCAATGATTAGAATTAGATTTGTAAAATTGTAGCGTTCcccttttaatacattttactgtCTCTTAAATATCCTGCTCTGGATAGGTTGTTGCCTTTTGAAtaacttccttttttttttaactaaactcAAAACATTTTGACATGAACCATATAAACTTCTTCCACTATGTACTTAATCACGTGACAGGATCTCAACGCAGACAGGGCATGTTGCATTActctttgtcacttttcttcaTATTTCCCAGGTCTTATCAAGAGGAGCCATTGTTTTACAAGGAGTTGAACGGGTGGAAATCAAAGATAAATTGGGTGAGCAAAGTGACTTGTCTTGTCAGTATCCTTTTGAGTTAGCCTGGCCGATCTATGGAGTCATGTGAGCGATTGTTGTTTCAGTGAATGAGGGCGAGGTGTCCTTTAAGCTGACGGTGTCTCCAGACATGGCGCCAGACGTCCAGGTCGTGGCTTACGCCGTCCTCCCCAGTGAGACGGTGATCGCCAACAGCGCGGACTTCTCTACCGAGCAGTGCTTCAGTCAAAAGGTCAGCCTGAGAAGAACCCAGACATGTGGCAAAGGCTGTTCTCGTCAGATTTTAGGTGCAGAATCAAAACCTCAATACAGCATGTAGCCTTTTCTTGAAGCTGGTTAAAAAAAGCCAGTTATCTAGGAGACTTTTTTTGGAGCAATTTTTCAGTATCCCACTGAAATGAATTCCATTAACTTCCTACATGTTGGGGCCACCATTTTCTGACTCTATTGCATGGGTAGAGTGGTATAATCCAGTGGcgtccgacctgtggccctttgctgcatgtcgtctcATCGGTCTCTCCCCAATTTCCTATTACTATTGattacaaagttaaaaaaaaaaaaaaaaaaaaaaaaaaaacaggccttTTTGATTAAATATCAATCTGGGAGAAAACAAAGACCCTATTGTGTCAGGTTGAAAAGATCCCAGGTTCTGCTCTCCCACTAAAGTCCAGATGGTGCGCTGTGTCTTTTCTGCTGTCAGGTGTCTCTGGAGTTTTCTCCGTCCTCGGCCGTCCCAGGAGAGGAGACCATCATGCGGGTTACCACCCAGCCAGAATCTCTGTGTGGCGTGAGCGCTGTTGACCAGAGCGTCCTCATCAAGGAGCCAGGGAAGACTCTGAATGCAGACAAGGTAACTACTGGAATCAACCAAAACTATATGCATGCATAACTTGTTACCTCTGCATAAACTTTTGCAAATGTATCAGCATCCATTTTTACTCTGCAGTTACCTACTTGTCCCATGGTtactctttttctccctctaccagTTGTACGTGGTTCTCAAATATGCAATGCAGCTCAATGCAGATTGTTCCTTTTACCCAGTTGTAAGCATGCGGTTATGAAAATGCTATAGTATAAGGTTATGATCACATATGTGAGGCGTAGCCCTCTGTAGGAGTGCCTTATGGATAAAGGCAATGATTTGACAAATACTTCACAGCCACGATTCAAGATATAAGAGTATCTTAGTGTCAAAGTGTGTCCCAATTGTCAGGTCTTCATAGAACATCAAACATTGTCAGTTTATAACTTTTTGAACCAAACTTTTCTTTTCAGATATTTAAATTGTTGCCTGTCACAAAAATGTCCTATATTCCGTATGACATTGAAGACGGTGTAGAATGTTTGCCTTGGAGACCGAGAAAATCTATTTTGCCGTACCCCAGAGGTGACAGGACAGCTGGCGCTTATACAGTCTTCCAGGTACTTTCTACACAAACGAATGTCGAAAATAAAGTATACTAAAGTTATTGTTGCACATTTATCAACTTTTTAGTGATGCCTGTTTGTTGGATTATCTAGAATGTAGGAATGAAGATGGCAACAAACCTGGTTATCCGAGAGCCTTCATGCCTCGAATACCAAGGAAAAGAATACCTCCGGGGCGATGGTGACTTGCTTTTTTTGCTCCAAGTGATGCATGCTGAATATTTACTTCGCTTTAAAACGGGTCATTGCTTTGGTTTTTACCTAATGGAATATTTTCTCCATTCTTCCTACCATAGCCGTAATGGAAGTAATGGCAGCGCCTGCCCTGTTGGACTTCCTGTGGCTCTTAATGGGCCATCTCCTGATCAGTCCCCAGTAGAGACGGTCCGCACTTTCTTCCCTGAGACCTGGATATGGGACCTGGTGGAAGTTGGGTGAGTTTTTGCCACAGAGGGTTTTGATGGTCAGAGGCTCTCAGACTCCCTGCAGTCTCTCCACATGAATGGCATGGAACTAATTTACTGACACTGCTCCTAAGCTTAGTctcattttagtttattttagcAGGATGTAGTCATTTTACAGgcaattttcttttaaaagtgGTGTATGGGGAATGGTCTTTTTGGGCTAGAGTACACATGAAACCCAGTAGAACTGCATTTGAGTTTCTGAGATCTCAAGGACGAAGCCTATGAAACTATTTCACATTTGCACATTCTTTTTAGCAAACAGTAACTACAACATGGCGGTGTTACTGCAATTTATGTCGACTCATTAGTAATCTACTCAcatcatgtgtttttgttttactaaTCTTAATCATGAGAGTATTTTCATGTTTACCATAACGCGTCTGTATATCTGGTGATCCAGAGGGTTTGGAACGAAGAATGTGTCCCTCACTGTCCCGGACACCATCACCACCTGGGAGACGGAGGCGTTCTGTCTGTCCCCTCAGGGTTTCGGCTTGGCTCCGCGTAAAAACCTCACGGTCTTCCAGCCCTTCTTCCTGGAGCTCAGCCTGCCCTACTCCATCATCCGGGGGGAGCACTTTGAACTGAAGGCTACCACCTTCAACTACCTGACCAGCTGCATCATGgtaattttaattatttcttGGGAGACCTAAATAGATATAGGTAAGACATTGAATTTCTTTCctataaatgctaatgttggcATGCTAACATTCCTGCTATGCTCACATGCTGATTTTTAGCAGGTGTCATGTTTACATTGTCCCCACCTTTAGGGTAAATCGGTATATCCTGTAAATCTTAATCTGGAAAGTGCTATATGTAAAATTGTTATGATTGTAGTAATGACTTTATCCACTCCCTTTTTTCAATGTGCAATCAAAGGCACCTTTTTTAAAACCTTGAAACCTGTAAGGGATTGCTGTTTAACTTGACCCACCTCTCTAGTCAACTCCCTCACAAAGGTTCTAGTAAATATTTGGAATACTCCTAATTTAGTCAGTCGTCAAGCTTGATAATTGgatctccttttttattttgggggggaaaaaacaattTGCAAGATGTAGCTGGGGAAAGGTTAAATGCTGCAGCATTGTGCTGAAATTTTAAGTTTCTTTGAATTTGCCCTAAATCTCcagtttttaaatgtgtattctcTCTTGAACAGGTCACTGTGACTCCAGCCCCCTCCTTAGATTACACCCTCACCCCCCTCTCTGGTGACCAGTACACATCCTGTCTGTGTGGCAGTGAGCGCAAGACCCTCAGCTGGACCATGGCCCCCTCATCCTTAGGTGAGACTGGAGCTTTTATCCACCAGGCTGCCGAGGTGgaggagctttttttttttttttttgagctgtGAAATCAGCGAGAGCCCCATTGGTGACACAAGTCATTGTTCTGAATAAAGTTTGAAACGGTTTGTTCTTTTTAGGAGTTGTAGATGTGTCGGTGAGTGCTGAGGCTGTGACATCCCAAATCTCATGTCACAATGAGGTTGTGAGCGTGCCTGAAAGAGGACGAATTGATGTGGTCACACGACCTCTCATAGTAAAGGTTGGtactttaaaaccttttttcttAAGATGATAAAGGGAGAATTTTCTATCCGTTAACCAAATGGAAACTCTGTAACTTGCATTATTTCTTTCCCTCTCAGGCTGAGGGAACTGAGGTGACCAACACCTACAACTGGCTGCTCTGCCCAAAAGGTCCGTACGGTTTACACCAGGCCTGGCCCATCAAACGTGTAAAAAGACAAATACTAGAAGTTGACTAGATTGCGTGTTAAAACATGTGAAGGAGACATTCACTACTTGCAGATAGCACTTAGTTTCGTTCTGGCAAGTCTAGCGCAGGGGTCattaactatcactaactaatTTCATAACTGTCATAATTACATTTTCAACCTAATGAATGAACCCTCCATTTTTGTCTGATCTTAATCCAGTCGGACCTGTTTCAATACATGATACACTGACTATATTTTAGTGCTGAGtgtttgttctctctctgttcacAGGGCGAGCTTTGACAGAGAAAGTGGACATAGAACTCCCTGAGAACATTGCTGGATCTGCCCGTGCTTCAGTATCAGTACTCGGTAAATTAATGGATTCATTTTAATCGAGAGTTGCTTTCCCTTTCTTCTAGGAAGGGAAAAGGCTTCCATCAATAAGCAATCTGTTcatttgattgatttttagTCTTAACGACACGACAAAGTAAAGTCAAAATACAAAGTGCATTTATACCTTCaacattttaaagtgatggttcagagtaatttcaccctagggtcctttgcaccatgacctggAGCTgaaacccccccaccccctcacgAAGCTTTTTTCAACTTGGTCAAagattgggagagttagctagagtagcgttatcagctgaatagcttagcgcaggggctaatggagccatgtttgtatctcgtaaatgaccccactaatgaTTCCCGAAATGATActaaacttctacactagtccAAAttggttatgtactcataaaacaatggattggaaagttgtaagtacaccagaagtttagcTATGTAAATAACAcctgcctgttggcttctgctctctacTGCTACCAGCAGTAAGGGTGCTTAGggatgtctacaaattacaacaccgaaaagggctacaacaaaatattacattttactttGTAAGTGCCGTAGTATaacaggagacaagttataattgaggcaagtttggagacattaccttactcattaaattaataaatgtttttcttttcagtgttgtaatttgtagacgtccctaagcactcttactgcccggtagcagcagagacgagaagccagcaGCCAAGTGTTacttacataaacttctggtatacttacaaactttccaatccatcgttttgagtacataacctatttgtactagtgtagaagtttggtatcatttcaggcattattattggggtaatttacgagatacaaacgtgggtccattagcccctgcgctaagctagtCAGCTGATGACGCTACTCtacactaactctcccaatcttcaacccaggtgaaaaagcttctgggggtgtttggcttgaggtcatggtgcaaaggaccctagggtgaaattactccaaaccatcactttaaattagTTTCGGTCAGGATAAATTTAAGGTGGTATTAGgactgggtatcgttcagaatctttcaatccggtgccaatttcgatacctctgTTTGGATACagattcctaacgatactttttcaATACCATaggttttaaaatccatttcaacttCAAAATGCATTAAAcggagcttttattttccaccttaattgtgaatcaaaacggttatcaaagttaaaaaattgtggtaaaactgctcactcagagtaacattaataaaagtgccttgcctcgCAAGCTCAGCctctcagtcagtcatcagggcagagaaaccaccgttgtggctgcttgtaagaggaagtgtaacgtcaacagcaccgcgaccgctttcggctcgccgttaatatcatatcgcagatAACTCTCtatgtgaagttttaaaaaactgtaaccacacttgaaaccaaccgtgactctctgtgacttcaacataACTGCAGACAGTTAACTCCGTCCACACCTCTCCGTGTGCGTgcgtcggtcggagctccgctctgtctGTATGCAGAGAAGACGGATTGTTTGAGCTTACgtgctcagacgcttttggaaccgaaatttggcaccgaaagaacatttttcgatactcataggattggagtaTTTGTCGATACcgtaaaagtatcgacgttcggtacccagccctaggtgGTATAACATAAGAGCATACAGTTTTTACTTCGAAGCCCCAGTAGAAAGTAAAGGTCAGGTTAGTTGCACGTTTGGTCTCAGTGGTTCTGTGTTTCTGGGCAGGTGACATCCTGGGCCGGGCTCTGGAGAACCTGGATGGGCTGCTGCAGATGCCGTATGGATGTGGCGAGCAGAACATGGCGCTCCTTGCCCCCGACATCTACATCCTGGAGTACCTGAGAGACACACAGCAGCTGACCCCAGCCATCAGGAACAAGGCTACCAACTTCCTGACCAGTGGTGAGGCTCCATTTTACTCTGGTAGCTAAAAGAACCCGTACACCAAATCTACCGTCGGCCACATTCTGGTGCTGGTTGCACAAAATGTAACAAGAGGCGTGCATAATCGCTTGACAGTGCTCGTCGTTCCTATTAGAGACTACAGATCAGGGGCACCCTGCTGGCCTCTGGGTTACGGTGCTGACAACAGGCCCCCACCCCCATAACAAccttgttgcatgtcattcctttctttctccttaTTTCCTGTCATCTTTTTAGTCACCTGTCCACTAAAGGATAACATGTTTACTACATCTGTAGATTCAGTTCCAGAGCTGTTTTCACCTAAAACGAGCTAATCAGAAATCAAATCGGTAAATGCCCTAATTGGTGTCTCTATTGTTCTACAGGCTACCAGAGACAGCTGAACTACAAAGATAACGACGGCGCTTACAGCACATTTGGAGCAGGACCAGGGAACACTTGGTGAGAACGTTACTGGTCAATCATCCACAAAGAATAATGAATTAGACATTTACATGGTGTGCAAAATTTACTACGACATACAGTTTCTACTTGTAGAGGATTGTCGTGATCCATTAAACGGATCCTAAGAGCTTCCTCTTGTCTTGTTTTAATATCCTCAGGCTGACTGCATTTGTGTTGCGATCGTTTGCCAAAGCACAGACTTTCATCTACATTGACCCAGCCAACATCGAAGCGTCCGTGACTTGGCTGAAAAGTAAACAACGAAAAAATGGCTGTTTTGAACAGTCGGGAAAGCTCTTCCGCACCATAATGAAGGTAAAGTAACTCTTTACTAGTTTGTATGACCATAACTGAAACTGAAGGTCAGTAAGTTAATTTAACTAAATGAGACTTTTGCTTTAGCAGTAGCTGAATAGCAATGCACCATCAGGACTTTGATTCATGTCTCAGTAGTAAGAAATGCCAGCCTGGGGGCCCACTTCACAAAATTTGCAATGTGAGATAATTCCGTCCAATTAATTTCAACAGGTTTCACTTATCAAAAACAAATGCCGTAATTGTGAGTCATGCATGCGCGAGCCTTGTGGGACTCGATGTATTTCCAACTGAGGAGCATTTATAAACGGTGGCAGTGTCCTGTTTAACAAATGCTTAAGTCTACTTGAGTCAGGCCCCTGAGTGTTGGAGGTACAGTGATCGGTctgtgtatacagtacatagcCCTATATACAAATATGTACAGTGTAATAACTTAAAATACAAATGTTCATATTTACTAATGTACTAAATGCATTTAcccatcttttaattttattaaatatataaataaaggtttcttttttacaaaagtGACAATCTGGTAACTTCTACCAAATTTGAGTCCTATGTATTGAAAGGATTTCCATCCAAAAGTGACTTGTCTTTGAATCGAGTCCTATACCTACATGGTAAACAATCTGATCGGTCATCTCGTTGTGTGGTTATGAGCTGAGAGTTAATGGTTTGAATTATGGTGGAGGTGGTCAGTTAAATCTATCAGGACTCATTATATACCAACCAGGGAATCCAAATACTAACCGAAGGGAAGAGGACGGAGTATGCAGGGCCCTCGTGTGGAGGGCCGacaaagatgctagaatgaacaGCCTGTGGATGTGGGTCAGAGTGCCTTTTTTACCAGGCCTGTGCAATGCCTCTGGCTATGGGGGAGTAGACTGGCTTTGGCTGAAACTGATGGAGATGGTGAAAGGGGAGCAGAGTACAGTAATAGACGGGCCTACATTCTGCATCCGGTGAGTCAGACTAGATCACTAACTCCTTATGCTTCCTCTTTACAGGGTGGAGTGTCTGATGAAGTTACTCTCAGTGCCTATATCACTGCTGCCTTCTTGGAGATGAACATGTACATAGATGTGAGTTGATATTTGTAAGGAGTGTATATGTACATAAGATGCATTAATTTGAATTTAAATATTTATGGCATGGGACCAAAGATTCTGAACTGTAGggatttttttagttttaaaggACCAGTGTGTAGGATGGGGGGGGGCGGGTCTATTGGCAGAAatgttttcattagtgtataATCACCTGAAACAGACTTGATGTTTTCATTTGACTACCCggtgtgagtcgagtgcagatgggAGTTGCACTCGCGTCACTTTGCAACAAGTAGCCTCCAAGAAGCTGCTaatgagagacttctgtaatgttgGCAATCAAACCCAAccaaggctgtcacttgaatggcgtctTGAGCCAATGTTGGCaatcaaacattttttaaatgattcaaTCTTCGGTTtgtaatgagtttttttttatttagatatttcacaaatttcaAGTGACGTTACGcagtaaacagtttaaatctgagcatgcgcaactcatcTGCACTCATCTCCCATCGGGTAGCGACGGGGTCCACGGCCATGTTGCACCACCATGTTTCACGCAACAACCAACCAAACGCTGGCGTTAGAGAGGGCCTTTCATGTGACATTGAAGTGAAGGCCGCTGTAGGTTCTCCTACACGCTTGgacagaagggggggggggaagggaggCGCATTCAGTTGGTTGCTGCAACCTCACTGCTTGATGCCACTTAAGTAGAAATACCCAGTTAGTTTTAGTACAGGCAGGAAGTATTAGGTTGTAGTGATGAATGAAACTATcataagtcttttttttttcaaaaagcagAGCGAAGGAgcttttttttagcattttaggcctttatttgtatagggcAGTTCAGACTTGAAAGTGGTgagaaggggaatgacctgcagcaaagggccgcaggtcagagtcaaacctgcAGCCGCTGAGTCGACAGTAAACCTCtctatatgggcgcctgctctaccaggtgagctaaccaggtgcCCCGAAGGGGGTCGTACAGTTCCAGTTGTcaacaatgcaacttcagtaacaattaaaagtaaaaacctAAAATGCAACAATAGGAGGTGCAGTATAAGAGTGAACAAATTTAAAGAGGCAGCATCAgaaagtttgttccagatatgtggagcatttCAAATTGAGCGCCGCTTCCCCTCGGTTTAGTTCTGACTCCAGAGACAAAGGCAGCAGCGCGAGACAACTTCTTCTTTGAATCTGTTGTAGGATCCTGCGGTTCATGGGCCGGTGAAGGCTAGCTTGTCTTGCCTCAAGAAGTCAATCAGTGACCTCAGCAACACCTACGCCACAGCTCTGCTGGCGTACGTCTTCACCCTGGCAGGAGACATGGAGACCCGTGCTCACCTACTGGGTCACCTAGACGCTGTTGGTTACGAGAAGGTGAGTCCTCCTCCAGGAAATCATTCTGGCTTCATTCCTGTGACCAAGCTTACCCTGTGCCTGTTGGGCTCTTTGTGGATGGCGGTTTGTTTTTTAGGAGGTTTCCTCCACTGGTCTCAGacagcaacagaaacatcagcctctctgtctgtggAGACCAGCTCCTATGTGCTGCTGGCTAAACTCAGTGCCTCCCCGACTGCTGAAGACCTGGGCTACGCCAGCCGCATCGTTAGATGGCTGACGAGCCAGCAGAACTATTACGGAGGATTCTCCTCCACACAGGTACAGCCCAAACAGGGTTCAGCTGGACTTTGAGTCAAATGTACAGTAATCTCTCCTGGGAAAAATGAGATGAacaaagttatttaaaaatgtgtggCTTAGCTGTGACCTAAAGCCCATTTTGTCGGACAGCCCAGTATCCCGAAAACAACAGCATGGCACAAGGAAAACAACCCAATTTTCATGTTTGTCAATGCATTTTTCTGCTTCTTCAATTGAGGGTTTCTTTAAATGTTGTATTTAGCTTATGAagtaaaggaaattattttaaaactcTATTTAGACATGCAtagttctcacaggacagcgacaTTTCCCGTTACCTCGACAGTTTAGTGTCAGTTAAACCATACTGAGAACCATAGCCTTGGTTTAGCCCataaactacaaataaaaggtgcacattttttaaatggtcGTTTTCTTTAATGAAAATCCACAATTGGAGAGACCTAAAATTGATAAAGCTGCTATAGGTTTAAACAAACCTTTACATCTGTATAAACTTATGCACATAGGTATTCATACCTCTCACACATTGGGTGTGAGACCCACTCATTTCAACCCGCTCAcacaccttgtatttctcacACAGATATCACCAGGGTAACACCCACCAAGTTGTGCCaccatttctttttaaactgtGGAACAGGTAGAGGGATGAAGGGAGTTCCCCAAAGAGTTCAGAAGGCCCTGCCGCCACGCACCAGCTGAGGGAGTGCAGATTTCAAGTTACAGCTTTCATCGCAGTTTGTGACTTTGCCCAAGATTAGTAATAGTGTACTCTCCCTGTTTGGTAGCTTATTGCTACATGTTGAATCAGCTGCAGGGCTACTCTGacggttttatatttttatgaagATGACCATTTTATAATGGGCCTATCcataatacttttataacaatatccataataatttggaatatttttacCGCAAAACTTCCCAGCCCCCATTGTGAAAACCATTAACCTAGgctatttcatattttatccaGACAATTCATAGTATtatcacacacagaaatgctgaataaataaaaaaaatgatgggTCTTTTATCAGATCAGACCCCTGTCCCCACCCAAACCCCTGCTGCCAGAATCTCCCTCTGAACTCTGCTCAGAACCAGAGCCCTGGGTATTGGTTCTTTTCTTCTGTACGTGTTGTAGGACACCGTGGTGGCTCTTCAGGCTCTGGCTCTCTACTCCACTCTGGTGTTCAGTCCAGAGGGTTCAAGCACCGTGACGGTCCGGTCTCCCGGGGGCCAGCTGGTGTTTCGCGTGAATCGGAACAACAAACTGCTCTACCAGGAGAAGCAGCTGCGGGACGTGACGGGAAAGTACAGCCTGAACGTGAAGGGCACTGCATGTGCTGCCATACAGGTCAGTGGTCTGGTGTACATCAACCACCAATCCTGATGcttcatactgtacatttgaacAAACTCGAGCAAAGAATTCTTGACTTTATGAATTACTTTCCTGGTTTAGATTTCCCTTGTTTATAACATCCCAACTCCTGCTGCTGTTACCACCCTCGGTGTTCTGGTCAAACCAGAGGCCGACTGCACCAGCAAAATACCCAAACTCAGTCTGAAGCTAACATCCCTGTAAGTAATCAACAAGCACATCCACGACATTGACCAATAATCCTCTGCATCTACCAGCTTGAACTATGTAACTGTTGGATGGACAGGGGGAGGAATGTTTACAACTTGTGGCTAAAACGAACAGTAAATGGAGCCTTCCGAAGCCCCAGATTGAAATCATATTTTTATGGTATTTCCATTACAGATATAGTGGAAAGGAGTCCAGTACAAACATGGTTATCCTGGATATCAAAATGCTCTCTGGATTTGTCCCAGACCCAGAGTCTTTGAACATGGTGAGTGATTCCAGTAACTTTAAATGTAGCTGTAgttgttgtcatggtaacccaGCTGATGTCTCCTCACAGCTCAAAGGTGCCCTGCTGGTGGATCGTGTTGAACAAAAGGAGGATCATGTTCTGGTGTACATACGGGAGGTGAGGGGGATTTAAAGTGACAAACGAGAGATGATGCTCTCCAGGTTTGTTACTGATCATGTGGTCTGTTCTTCTTCCAACAGTTACAGAAGGACCGAAGAATCAACCACAGCCTGACGCTCGTACAGGAGTACCAAGTGCAGAACCTGAAGCCAGCCGTGGTCAAGATCTACGACTACTACCAGCCAAGTAAATGGGTCCTCTCTAGACCTCATTCACAGAAGTCACAGCACACGCTGTTCTGTGGTAGCTGTAAAACAACCTGAACGGTTACCAAAATAGTAACTTACAGTAGTATGTTAATATGATAAGCTATTGAACATATGATGCAAGtttaacaaacttttttttttcccttaagGTGACCAGTCTGATACAGCATACATCGACCCTTGTGTTGCAGGTAACAAACTGATATACAGAAGCACTATGACGTAATGTAAACTGGAATGGTTTAAACGATTGTAAAAGTGCCAATTTTGTAACCTAAAACCAAATGAAGCATACAACCAGTGTAGACTGTAAAGCCCAGCTCACACCAAAGATTTGCAACGAGGAAATTACCTTTTAGAATGTTGCAGCAGTCTGATGGCGTCGCCTGCGACTCAGCTTGTCAAGTAGCCAttggctggttttagaacgtaaggc from Perca fluviatilis chromosome 2, GENO_Pfluv_1.0, whole genome shotgun sequence includes the following:
- the LOC120550138 gene encoding alpha-2-macroglobulin-like isoform X3, which gives rise to MGRPGIQMWTWKLCVFLSWMCVGQAAAGPQYMVAIPAILESGAETKFCASLLEPSETLEMSVTLMSQEAKTTLLEKTSSVEFHTCIDFKVPLVQDEVVQNFEVEVRGDTFYSKEVRKVKIKVYRPMTFIQTDKPIYLPGQTVHFRVITLDTKLRPVHQLYDVIEIEDSNSNRIGQWLNEASSNRKILQLSYALNSEAREGAYQVTVSIGSEKIQHSFKVEKYVLPKFDLQMNAPDEVSINQEEVKAEVCATYTYGQPVPGSVDLKVCRPFYPYVIPRAITPEHPEGVSVIPMPCYEETKQTDKRGCATFSFTMSTFTRIAQEALQDELQLSANMEEEGTGISRSQEKTTGISYVVGKLSFTDTPQTYNKGSNVEGKVKAVYYNNTPIPDMPVFLFEGERWSSRWLQNLKTNSDGVAAFSLSTAAFKGDVHLQVSDTPTLGYSPYRTPYYESNDHMVSLATPSSPDTKTVSSLDVKEEDEPLSCDEEEDLFIQYTIVGEAQGFMDVIYLVLSRGAIVLQGVERVEIKDKLVNEGEVSFKLTVSPDMAPDVQVVAYAVLPSETVIANSADFSTEQCFSQKVSLEFSPSSAVPGEETIMRVTTQPESLCGVSAVDQSVLIKEPGKTLNADKIFKLLPVTKMSYIPYDIEDGVECLPWRPRKSILPYPRGDRTAGAYTVFQNVGMKMATNLVIREPSCLEYQGKEYLRGDGDLLFLLQVMHAEYLLRFKTGHCFGFYLMEYFLHSSYHSRNGSNGSACPVGLPVALNGPSPDQSPVETVRTFFPETWIWDLVEVGGFGTKNVSLTVPDTITTWETEAFCLSPQGFGLAPRKNLTVFQPFFLELSLPYSIIRGEHFELKATTFNYLTSCIMVTVTPAPSLDYTLTPLSGDQYTSCLCGSERKTLSWTMAPSSLGVVDVSVSAEAVTSQISCHNEVVSVPERGRIDVVTRPLIVKAEGTEVTNTYNWLLCPKGRALTEKVDIELPENIAGSARASVSVLGDILGRALENLDGLLQMPYGCGEQNMALLAPDIYILEYLRDTQQLTPAIRNKATNFLTSGYQRQLNYKDNDGAYSTFGAGPGNTWLTAFVLRSFAKAQTFIYIDPANIEASVTWLKSKQRKNGCFEQSGKLFRTIMKGGVSDEVTLSAYITAAFLEMNMYIDDPAVHGPVKASLSCLKKSISDLSNTYATALLAYVFTLAGDMETRAHLLGHLDAVGYEKVSFLHWSQTATETSASLSVETSSYVLLAKLSASPTAEDLGYASRIVRWLTSQQNYYGGFSSTQDTVVALQALALYSTLVFSPEGSSTVTVRSPGGQLVFRVNRNNKLLYQEKQLRDVTGKYSLNVKGTACAAIQISLVYNIPTPAAVTTLGVLVKPEADCTSKIPKLSLKLTSLYSGKESSTNMVILDIKMLSGFVPDPESLNMLKGALLVDRVEQKEDHVLVYIRELQKDRRINHSLTLVQEYQVQNLKPAVVKIYDYYQPSDQSDTAYIDPCVAA
- the LOC120550138 gene encoding alpha-2-macroglobulin-like isoform X2; protein product: MGRPGIQMWTWKLCVFLSWMCVGQAAAGPQYMVAIPAILESGAETRFCASLLEPSETLEMSVTLMSEEANTTLLEKTSSVEFHTCIEFKVPLVQDEVVQDFEVEVRGDTFYSKEVRKVKIKVYRPMTFIQTDQPIYLPGQTVHFRVITLDTKLRPVNQLYDVIEIEDSNSNRIGQWLNEASSNRKILQLSYALNSEAREGAYQVTVSIGSEKIQHSFKVEKYVLPKFDLQMNAPDEVSINQEEVKAEVCATYTYGQPVPGSVDLKVCRPFYPYVIPRAITPEHPEGVSVIPMPCYEETKQTDKRGCATFSFTMSTFTRIAQEALQDELQLSANMEEEGTGISRSQEKTTGISYVVGKLSFTDTPQTYNKGSNVEGKVKAVYYNNTPIPDMPVFLFEGERWSSRWLQNLKTNSDGVAAFSLSTAAFKGDVHLQVSDTPTLGYSPYRTPYYESNDHMVSLATPSSPDTKTVSSLDVKEEDEPLSCDEEEDLFIQYTIVGEAQGFMDVIYLVLSRGAIVLQGVERVEIKDKLVNEGEVSFKLTVSPDMAPDVQVVAYAVLPSETVIANSADFSTEQCFSQKVSLEFSPSSAVPGEETIMRVTTQPESLCGVSAVDQSVLIKEPGKTLNADKIFKLLPVTKMSYIPYDIEDGVECLPWRPRKSILPYPRGDRTAGAYTVFQNVGMKMATNLVIREPSCLEYQGKEYLRGDGDLLFLLQVMHAEYLLRFKTGHCFGFYLMEYFLHSSYHSRNGSNGSACPVGLPVALNGPSPDQSPVETVRTFFPETWIWDLVEVGGFGTKNVSLTVPDTITTWETEAFCLSPQGFGLAPRKNLTVFQPFFLELSLPYSIIRGEHFELKATTFNYLTSCIMVTVTPAPSLDYTLTPLSGDQYTSCLCGSERKTLSWTMAPSSLGVVDVSVSAEAVTSQISCHNEVVSVPERGRIDVVTRPLIVKAEGTEVTNTYNWLLCPKGRALTEKVDIELPENIAGSARASVSVLGDILGRALENLDGLLQMPYGCGEQNMALLAPDIYILEYLRDTQQLTPAIRNKATNFLTSGYQRQLNYKDNDGAYSTFGAGPGNTWLTAFVLRSFAKAQTFIYIDPANIEASVTWLKSKQRKNGCFEQSGKLFRTIMKGGVSDEVTLSAYITAAFLEMNMYIDDPAVHGPVKASLSCLKKSISDLSNTYATALLAYVFTLAGDMETRAHLLGHLDAVGYEKEVSSTGLRQQQKHQPLCLWRPAPMCCWLNSVPPRLLKTWATPAASLDG